A part of Dysgonomonas mossii genomic DNA contains:
- a CDS encoding RagB/SusD family nutrient uptake outer membrane protein, with amino-acid sequence MDSKKIIIALVLFVLAFSSCSDFLDVQSEGNPTTTSYFKNDQQAIDAITALYKPLHRETSYGRDLFWEQGAACDIVWGRTRGFPTLATFAYTGDESPLNNNFTLFYENIAYSNWVIQELLKKQKSTTLSSIETRSLGEAYFMRGMSHFVMAYRYGTNEQGAPFVRYEDFPSGYDNSIPPQQASVVDNYKYIIEDMDKAITYLPKFEAYADEDKGRAHQAAAVAYKAKVYAYWATWDETQWKNVIDMVNSLETNYGRALAPTFAEVFSSDFSKFWNSEYIWSIPSDGGANGGGSEFPGVVLENKGWGIFNGWGQNKPSYDIYEEMLKDGVGNDRLKRSILEYNQEFEFWGTTRKFYSTSDIEAGFMINKYMDPFKYANASEAGYVNTSGDWPTARINFPLIRFAEMLLFRAEAYLMTNQADKAKKDIDAVRQRSNLALLDHTPTMADLYHERRCELAFEFTDHLFDLKRWNRSSNATIKALANKELNSHPRVRKYADRANPESTFEIADYQDYKIKNPYQDYMMVFPYPAVQVTKSNGKLTQNKGYQ; translated from the coding sequence ATGGATAGCAAAAAAATTATAATTGCATTAGTCTTATTTGTTCTGGCTTTTAGTTCCTGTTCCGACTTTTTGGATGTTCAATCGGAAGGGAATCCTACTACCACTTCTTACTTTAAGAACGACCAGCAGGCTATAGATGCAATAACAGCTTTATATAAACCTCTTCACAGAGAAACATCATATGGTCGTGACCTATTTTGGGAACAAGGCGCTGCATGCGATATCGTTTGGGGACGTACACGTGGTTTTCCTACACTGGCTACTTTTGCTTATACAGGAGATGAAAGTCCTTTGAACAATAACTTCACTCTATTTTATGAAAATATTGCTTATTCCAACTGGGTAATTCAGGAGCTATTGAAAAAACAAAAGAGTACAACCCTAAGCAGTATCGAAACACGAAGCTTGGGTGAAGCATATTTTATGCGTGGAATGTCTCACTTCGTTATGGCATACAGATATGGTACCAACGAACAGGGAGCACCATTTGTTCGCTACGAAGATTTTCCGAGCGGTTATGATAACTCTATCCCTCCGCAACAAGCATCTGTTGTAGATAACTACAAGTACATTATTGAAGATATGGACAAAGCAATAACTTATCTTCCAAAATTTGAGGCATACGCCGACGAAGACAAAGGTCGTGCACATCAGGCTGCTGCAGTAGCTTACAAAGCTAAGGTTTATGCTTATTGGGCAACATGGGACGAAACCCAATGGAAGAATGTAATAGATATGGTAAATTCGTTGGAAACAAATTACGGACGTGCACTAGCTCCTACATTCGCCGAAGTATTTTCTTCCGATTTTTCTAAATTCTGGAATAGTGAATATATCTGGTCTATCCCTTCGGATGGTGGAGCAAACGGTGGTGGTAGTGAGTTTCCAGGAGTTGTTCTCGAAAACAAAGGTTGGGGTATCTTTAATGGTTGGGGACAGAACAAACCATCATACGATATTTATGAAGAAATGTTGAAAGATGGAGTAGGAAACGATCGTCTGAAACGTTCTATCCTTGAATACAATCAGGAGTTCGAGTTCTGGGGTACAACTCGCAAATTCTACTCAACATCAGATATAGAAGCCGGGTTTATGATTAATAAATACATGGACCCGTTCAAATATGCAAATGCGTCTGAAGCCGGTTATGTGAATACAAGTGGAGACTGGCCTACTGCCCGTATCAATTTTCCACTTATCCGCTTTGCCGAAATGCTTCTATTCCGTGCCGAGGCTTATCTGATGACCAATCAGGCGGATAAAGCCAAAAAGGATATTGATGCAGTACGTCAAAGATCAAATCTTGCCCTTCTCGATCATACACCAACAATGGCTGATTTGTATCATGAGCGTCGTTGTGAGCTGGCCTTTGAATTCACAGACCACTTGTTTGATTTGAAACGCTGGAATCGCTCTTCGAATGCAACTATTAAGGCTTTAGCTAACAAAGAGTTGAATTCTCATCCACGTGTACGTAAATATGCTGATCGCGCGAACCCTGAATCAACATTTGAAATCGCAGATTATCAAGATTATAAGATAAAGAATCCATATCAGGATTATATGATGGTATTTCCTTATCCGGCAGTTCAAGTTACCAAATCGAATGGTAAGCTGACACAAAATAAAGGATATCAATGA
- the kdpF gene encoding K(+)-transporting ATPase subunit F, translating into MEITYIIGAIIAILILGYLIYVLIKPEKF; encoded by the coding sequence ATGGAAATAACTTATATCATCGGAGCAATTATAGCTATCCTCATTCTAGGATATCTCATTTATGTATTAATAAAACCCGAAAAATTTTAA